A window of the Henckelia pumila isolate YLH828 chromosome 3, ASM3356847v2, whole genome shotgun sequence genome harbors these coding sequences:
- the LOC140888073 gene encoding uncharacterized protein — translation MNCLIWNIRGLGKPENQSFLEDLRQVHKSKIVSIIEPMIQLDVRYMTRKFNFCQVLSNCTGKIWVFLSEEISFEVLVDHSQFLHLNFTAPFLPTDVFSSFVYASCDSSERKDLWESLLQVRPPAAPWLVGGDFNVVRSVNECLGSSGGRIDSSLLDPGFVTVEHLVLFISDHCLLMVSAPTGIRGPSSFRFHHMWTRHPGFLQTVRINWNLPCDLRGMHKLFAKLKRLKLHLKWWNKEVFGNLFEKLAATEKVVHDDEAAVLINPSNTSWAHFSACNPSLEKISEMELDFWKQKAACSWLADG, via the exons ATGAATTGTCTCATTTGGAATATTCGGGGTCTGGGAAAACCGGAAAACCAGAGTTTCCTTGAAGACTTGCGGCAGGTTCATAAGTCCAAAATCGTTTCCATTATTGAACCCATGATTCAGCTAGATGTACGGTACATGACACGAAAATTTAATTTCTGCCAAGTGTTATCGAACTGTACTGGTAAGATTTGGGTTTTTCTGTCAGAGGAGATTAGTTTTGAGGTTCTTGTTGATCACTCTCAATTCCTTCACCTCAATTTCACAGCCCCTTTCCTTCCTACTGATGTTTTTAGCTCGTTCGTTTACGCTTCGTGCGATAGCTCTGAACGTAAGGATTTGTGGGAGTCCCTTCTCCAAGTTCGACCCCCAGCCGCCCCATGGCTGGTGGGTGGTGACTTCAATGTCGTTCGTTCCGTTAATGAGTGTCTTGGGTCATCAGGTGGTCGTATTGACTCTTCTCTTCTTGACCCGGGTTTT GTTACGGTGGAGCACTTAGTTCTTTTCATCTCTGATCACTGCCTTCTCATGGTCTCTGCCCCTACTGGGATTCGTGGCCCGAGCTCTTTCAGATTTCATCATATGTGGACTCGCCACCCTGGCTTCCTCCAGACAGTCCGTATTAACTGGAACCTTCCATGCGATTTAAGAGGCATGCACAAACTCTTCGCTAAGCTCAAACGTCTCAAACTACACCTAAAATGGTGGAACAAGGAGGTGTTTGGGAATCTTTTTGAGAAACTTGCTGCGACAGAAAAGGTTGTTCATGATGATGAAGCCGCCGTTCTGATCAATCCTTCGAACACCTCTTGGGCCCACTTTTCAGCTTGTAACCCCTCCCTTGAAAAAATCTCTGAAATGGAGTTGGATTTCTGGAAGCAGAAAGCAGCCTGTTCTTGGCTTGCTGACGGGTAA